CATATAGGGTTGGTTGCACGTGTCATTGGCCAGTGTTTAGATAATAAAGGAGGAATAGATTTGTATCTTTTGTTCCTAAATATCACTCCAGTATTGTGAAAAATTCCTTTTACACACATACTGATAAAAACTGTAGTTTACTTATCTGTAATTTGTCATGTGAAAATTCAGTTCAGTACTTTCTTATAAACTACTAAACCCAGTATCTGGCCCTGTGACCCATGGACAAGCATTCGTGCATGGCAGTGTCATGGGGGTCAGTGTCCTTGGCCAGTGTCCGGAGGTGAATCTGGGGGTGAGGTGGAAGAACTGTCCGTGAGTGTGATTGGTCGAGCTAGCCTACGGATAACAGGAATGGCTGGCATAGCTCCACTGCTATCCAACCCACATTCATGGTTTTGTTGACAGCCATTCAAAGCCATGGTGCTGTTATGGCCAGTGGCCCAAATCTGTAATGCAGCTTTCACATCCCCAGCCGAGGATTCCGGCACCTGCTCTAAATCTAGGCCAACTCCGGTTCAGAGTGCTGAGCAATAGCATGCTGAATAAGCCTGAAATTCAGCCAATTTTCcagccacacacgcacacacatacacacacacacatacacatgtttGTAAGTATATAATTGTGCGGACATTCATTTCTAGGGCAAAAACTCTAATCACTACATAACATTTggccccacaatataatataaacctaatccacacacacacacacacacacacacacacacatacgggcAGTTCTCGCTTTCCAAGCTCCCAATTTATGATTTTATAACCTATCTTATGAGAATTTTCTGCCGCAAAAATTTAATTTGaatttttcataattaaaaaaaatttgccCGTAACCGTGAATTGCACTCGCCACATTTTACTATGGTGCGCGATTTGTACCACTTCGTTTCGCGGCCCAACCTTGGTCCCGTTAATGCATCAGGTTCATTTTATGTACCGTTTCTGATCTCCATCGGCTCAGAACAGGGTATATGAAGAAAAAAACACCCCATCTGTTGAAAATCACAGCGACCAAAACTGACTATGAATGTTAGTTTTAGCGaagaaatttttttttgtttttctcgcAGGGTTTTTTGTTTAATGTCATTTCTAATAATCCGTTTCTGTTTCATTTGTGTATTTGGCAAATATTTATGATAAAATTAATACctcatttcccaaacctctcctcaggggcacccgaGCCATTTCATGTATTCCTTAAAGTTagccaccagctcaattaattgattaattaaatGTGCCAAATAACTCAATAAGGCATTGTTTAGCTTCACAAGAGGTACAAgtggttgagtgaaaaaataaatggatgtattggaaggtaactgCTAGTACTCGGGTGACTTTAAGCAACATTTTTAAATGGCTAAGCTACCACACTATAGCATGATATTGtgattttacaccaacatgaagattttataaacattgtttttattaaattcctaagacatttgcagtttttttacttaaaataaagttCTGCAGGCATTTATGGGTTGTGACTTATCTGCGGATTAGAGGCTTTCAGTCTGCTGCAGTTACCTGAATATAAGCCTTATGGAACTTGTGTATCATGTTTTTGGAGGGAGAACTTTGTGGGGAGATCCTGCTGGAGGGCGGCAAGATAATGGCAGCAGTATGACCAGCAGAAAGAtagaactgcccggagaaatgGGGAAGAACCACTGAACTTTTCCCTCTTTGACCGTAAAATTATACTTTCCTTCTCTTCTGAGTGAAATGCAAAGAAAGGTCAATTATGTGTAACCCAACTGTGTGGGACTAAGCCTCCTTATTTTTAGTGTCTTTGAAGTCGCATGGCAATTACAGCCCCACAATAAATAGAGAAAGGAAGGAGGTGATGCCTGTCTAGTGCCTTATATAAATCAAATATTTTTAGGGTAGCAGGGAATTTTGTGATCCCTAAATTCCATTCCTGCTAAGGTAAGGAGGGTGCATTGATTACAGcatgttgctgcacccaccacatgacaaaccacctcagggatgagaacctgagtacagCCATGTGGCAGCATGGCTGCCACCACATAAGtccgaatggaccagtgtgaggttcttctccagtggctggagtgccaatcttgCCACCAGCCCCCAAgttattccctgtaagttggaggagctccttatagggctggttgtggattaacatcatacccaggacaaagcagttgcaggttaagggccttattcaagggcccaacggagtaggacCACTGCTGGCATtctcgggatttgaaccaacaagcttccaattgctggcacagatccctagcctcagagtcaCCACTCAAAAACtttttttcatgaatatttCTATGGTGTGTATTTTGTGAaaataatctgcattttaataacATTTCAGGTAATGCAGGTTGCATTGAATTTTTGTCTGGATTCCACTTTTAGGGAGAGAGCCCTAATACAGGAGACAAAGGCTGATTGCTTCACTCAACGTGATGATATTCCTCAAAAGCAGATTGTAGGCCTTGCTTTCGTCAAAATGGCACACAGATCCATCCAATGAGGAATATTTTTGCTCAGGGGGATGAAGAAAGTGGAAGGAAGGGCAGTGAAGTCTATGAATGTGGTCTCAGCTCAGCTCAGAACAAAACACTGCTTTATATCATTAATAACATTAGGTGGATGAAGGGGACATGCCATCTCACTTTGCCATCTTCATGCCCTCCACTGTCTTACACATACTTTTTACAACCAGGAAACATATTCATGCATTTCTTTTCTTATTATGCTAACAACCCAGGTGCTTTTGTTGACACATTAAAAAGCTTATTGAAGCTTAGCAGGTCagaagtaatccatccatcctctgaaactgtttaatcccaactggggttgtgggggggatgggagcctatcccaggaacaatgggcacaggtgggaaccaaccctgggtagTCACCAACACACCACCGGCTGCACACGCTCACAGGgacaatttagactcaccaatcaacctatcctgcacactttggggggaaaccggagcccctggcgAAAGCCCACATGAACACATGGAGAGAGTGTGAACTCCACATAGAAAGTACCTGGGACTGAACCCAGAACCTTTTTGCTGCGAGGCAGCagcgcaaaccactgcaccactgcaccGCCCCTGTCAAAGTAATGACTGAGGAAATTAATAAGATTTTTCTTGGCCACAAATGAGTAAGATTTGTCCTGGTGATACATTTATTGGCAAAAGATCATGTTTCCTTTGTTAAATGCGCAGCCGAAGTTGGTTGACAGCTAAACGTTTTATTTTGCGAAAGCAGCATGTCTTGTGGATTGGTCAATGAATTGGATCTGAATAAGAATGACTTTAAGTAGAAATTAATACTGGGAACAACACCATGCAGAGTGGCAAAACGTCCCAGTTGTTTAGAAGAGGTCAGCTTATACATGTGTGTATAACTTTAAATGCATTTGGTATTTTGGTGTGACAAATACTTTTCCTCTTATGGCTGGCCTGATATAGCCAGGCAGCATGGCCCTGTGCGTTTTCTGCTGCCGGTGTGCCTGTCTGCGAGTGCCAGACGCAGTGAGCTAGTCTAAAATTAGCGCCCCGTCACCCAGTCATGCTCTTCACATGTTCTGTTGCTACCTCCTGTGGTTTGTCATGCTCTCTTCACGTGGCTTAAGAGGGTGAGAATGAGGGTTATACTGTGGGTTATAAGCCTTGGCTGTCAAAATCACAACAAACTTGTGGAAAGCAGCCAGCCAGAGTTGTTGCTTCTCGCTACTGCTTCAAAGTGACACATTTATCACAGAGGTTATGTGAGAGAATTATTCATACTATCTAAACATGCTTCTAAATGACATCTGTTATAGCAAAAGCCACTGTTCTCTATGGGATAAAGAAAAACTTGCAGCAGCTGTTTTGAAGTAACAATCACTGATCTGGGATTTTGATGCTGTCAGCTTCCTGTCTACATACCACCTGTGTAAAAAAGAAAGTAAAATGACTCATCATGGCTTCCTTTTACTGTCTCACTGTTTCAGAGTGTGGTACCTGAATGGTAATTACCTTGTGGTTTTGGTGTCAGCCAGCATCATTCTGCCCCTGGCCCTGATGAAGCAGCTGGGTAAGTGGCTCTTTCATGCCCGTACCACTTCCTCCTTACCCTTTACCTTACCATTCATTATTGTAGAGTGGTGGCaacatccagggatttttgtcCCCTAAGTGAGACTTGTGCCACATTTGAAACGTTTGCTCATATTATCATAAGAATGAAATATATAGATTCTTTCCTCCTAATGCTTTAGGAGTTtacaaatatgtatatatatatacattctcAACCATATATTTGATCACCCACAAAAACATGATAATATAACATTTGTATGCTTTTAATTGGGTTTTAATATTCTTTGATGGCACATTCAGTATATACATTTTACTCTGATTGTTGGTCCCAGTGTATTTGGGTTTTGTCTTCTTTTGTTAAGTGAGGATTTAAAGCAACATCACTGAAACTCAATTGCAGTTTCCCCATATACCCCATATACTGCTTCCTGGTAGTTCTGTCAAACCCCTTAAGGCAGATGCAGTGAGCAGTTATGCAAGCACCCTGAATGTAGAGAAAATGGCTGACAGCAATAGTCAGGTACTATGAGGTAGAAAGAATTGGTCAACTAAGAGCATCTCCTTGGCACGCTGGCAAGCAGGTTAATCTCAAAGAGTTTTCTCCCGTTGCTCTCTTTTAACCAAAAGAATTTTGGTAACCTGACGCTTGAACTTGTTTGGTAATTCTTGAGGTCAGTTGTTCTGTCTACTGTTGTCATGCTACTCAAATACATACCAAATAATATTGGCAGGTCTAGTATATGCAATCCGCAAAACATTAAATGGCAGTTTCTCTATTAGCACCACACCGTTGGGATCTTTGCTGGTCATACTCTTTTATATGGCTATTTAATGTGCATACAATCATCATACACACTTTTCAGTGACCTTAATGAATATTTTTTACTGTCTCTCTTGCTCCACCAGTGATGTGCCaaaattccaggaacaatgcaaaaactgTAGAAGTTTCTTCCTAAAGTTAATTTCTGTGACCAGACTTGCCTGCACaacatgcaaatatttttattcttgtAGTATTCCTAAATATGTTTCTAGGTGTCAGGGATATCTAGAACTTTTGCTCTCAATATTTAAAACACAGAAATGTAATTACTATTACATTGTTTAATGTCTGTtgttaaatatattaatattacatatgttaatattaaagaaatattattatattatgaaTTGTTCCTTCAGACCTAAAGCTGTGATAGTTAATTAGTAAATTATTGACAGGAAGCTCTTCTCTGATAAATTGCCATTGACAGTAGCTCTGCAGAAAGTCTTCAGAATCACGATCCTTGTCACTTGACTATTGTCAGAGTGAAAAATCAAGaacactcagagtcacacagtTCAGCTGCAAGAGATGTTAAGGTGTTATTGTTATCGGTTTTTGTTTGTAGAGTGAAATATATCACCTGCTTGActtaaaacatttttcagtgTTCTTAAAAAGTAAAAGGTATTAGGAAGTCTACAATACCTATTAGACTACAGTGTTGTGTGCCTGCATATGTTTCACTTGCCTTAGATGAAGAGGGTTGTTAGCCTAATACTGAGTAACTTCCCTGTGATGTTTTAACATTCAGGCTATTTGGGCTACACCAGCGGGTTCTCCCTCACTTGTATGGTATTCTTCCTCATCTCGGTAAGTTATCACATGAACACACATGATTATAACCATATCGATCCGCTTTCTAAACAAAAATCGGATCTATATGCTTATTTTATTCATTGAAATAAAGGCACGAGGGGGTTCTAGGCTATATGATTATTCTAGGCTATATGATTCACCCCATTTTTTTGTTCTGTAGGTCATCTACAAAAAGTTTCAGATTCCTTGTCCGTTTGATGACTACTCAAGCAACAGCACGGTAGTGCTCCTTCATTCCAATAGCTCTGAGGCTTCTGTTGGATATCGCCTTGGCCATGTCGAAGATGACTCCCACTGCAGCCCTCGCATGTTCACTGTCAATTCACAGGTAGTGCAAAGTGCAGATGCATTAGCAGTGCTGCTCAACTGCTTCTTTGAATGTTCTATCCGCATTTTTACCCATCACCTCTAGACTTTTAGATTTCTTGTTCTATGGTATggactgtaaagcgctttggacTTTTTAGGAAAGTGATTGACTTTAATCCAGGTACTAGGGCTACCATTATAATTCTTGTCGATAAATCTAGCACTACAAATTTCATGCTTATAATAACATtgtaattttgtattattattattattatcaagcCAATGTCAGGCCCTGCTGAatatgcagacagcattcctccAGAACATTCTACCTTCAATCCAAGTCTTTAGGCTTCCTGAAGGCATGTTCATTGTTGTGATCAGTGAGTCCAGTGATTACTGTATGTTGTTGGACATCCTCTTCCTGGTTGACTTTCAACTTTGTTGAATGTCCAAAATAGCTCAGTTAGGTCAGTTGTCTGTAGTCTTCCTAAACGTCTTTACAGCCCCAAAATTCTAAGGTACCAGTTCCCTTTCTGTCCTACTTTTTCATTGTTCAGATTCAACATGCACAGTCACAGAAAAAGCCATATTCTGAACAATAATTATATTGGTTCTTAGAAATATATGAACGCCTTTCTCTTGGTCCCTTGTCACAACTCTGCCAGCCGCTAGTCTGTGACATACTGTATTAATTAACTGCTGGATCTTTTGTTGTTCAGAATCAGAATACTTTTATTGTCCCAGAGGAGATTGTTTGTAGCTACAGACTACATAGTACACAGGTACACAAAAGACAAAAATAGAAGGCCACAATACCACATACAGCAGTTTCGATATAAGTATAAAATGATGACTGTTCCTTGGAGGGCAAAGTTGTCTGTAACTTCCATGTGTATTAGTTAATTGTGCATTTTAGGTGGTTGACTGGACTCctgatgctgtttttttttttcttttttattagaCAGCGTACACCATCCCAATCCTGGCCTTTGCTTTCGTATGCCACCCAGAGGTGCTGCCCATCTATACTGAACTGCGCAAGTACGTCTGATTTTTCCTGCATATATGCTGCCCAGGTGCCGGATGTAACACATTCCGGCACTAAAAATGCCctgcgaacctatgcttatATGTATTCCAAACTTGTAAAAAACTATAAATGCAAACATGTGCTGGGAGTGATGCAAGGAAAGGCTAAGAGTGTGGTGTATTGATGGTGATATTTGACCCATCTATTTCAGCCCTTCCAAGAGAAGGATGCAGCACGTCTCCAACGTCTCCATTCTGATCATGTACACTATGTACTTCCTTGCTGCTCTGTTTGGATACCTGACCTTCTATGGTGAGGCCGCCAGAGTCACTAAGTGATTTTCACACCTCCTCTCCTCTGCATGTTGATGTTTTGGGCATTCTCTGCTTCTTGATTTGTATTCTTAGGATTAAGCCTTATGAAAAAGAAACATGATCTGGGTAGCTGTTCGTATGAAAGACTGTATAATATTACCAATGGTTTAATGAAACGTCTTTTAGGTCATTTAAACATGAAGGAGAAAGTTATGTAATGATGCCCCCTGTAGATCATTGTGTAGTATTACAAGTGATTTCCACTCCTACTGCTGTAATAGGGTGGATAAATCTGATTCACAACACAGGAAACAAACACAAGTTTGTTTTTGTGTCTTTAATTGCACTGAATCATGAGAATGTCCATAGTCAGCAGGCTTGAAGTCAGCCCATGCTGACATATATGCAGAGACACTCGTTCTTCCAGCACGTGTCTGTGCTGCAACATCTCACTCATGCCTCTTCCCCCAGACAAAgtggaggcagagctgctgcatACCTACAGCAGGATCGACCCCTATGACACCCTgatcctgtgtgtgcgtgtggctgTGCTCACCGCAGTCACACTCACCGTGCCCATCGTGCTCTTTCCTGTGAGTGGCCCGCTCCCTGCAAGGTCCCACTGAAATCCACGCCCTAATCTGCTCTTTGATCCTCCACTCTGATTTATCTCCTGTCAGTGAGGTGTTAGTAACTTGCCCTTAGATGGGTTTAAATATTCTCTCTTTCTCAATCGGCATTAAGCAGTTTAACTCTACTTTGGAGCAGAGTAACATTCTGACTGGCCATTAAAATGTGATGATAAGGGCCACCATTTCCATTTTTCCCCCCCCTCCAGGTGCGACGGGCCATCCAGGAAATGCTGTTCCCCAACAAGTGCTTTAACTGGCTAAGGCACATTTCCATTGCCTTCATCTTACTCACCTTCATCAACATGCTGGTCATCTTCGCTCCTGACATCCTTGGCATTTTTGGCATCATCGGTGAGTGCATTCATTACCAGAGTAGCGCTTGCCCATATTTCTGCATCACTATCAGCCCTTATGGAGGTTATTTCAAGTGTGTTTCAGACGTGTTTAGTTCCCACCTACTACGTTATAGTTCTTTGAATTGGATAAACATAATGGAAGTATTTTATCGATATAAATTCTATTGTTCagtaacatatatatatatatatatatatatatatatatatatatatatatatacacacacacacacacacacacaccctctttAAGCTGACTTATAAGCATGAGTATTAGTCCATTCATCCAACTTCCTGCTGCatctcccaggcagcacagggcagaaccCGGATGGCATGCTGGTTCATGGCAGGGCACCGACACAcatttttcattaaatgttatCAAATTAGAGACACTGTTTACCCTGGAGGAAACGCtgtagggagaacatgcaaactccacacaaaataGCAGAGACGGGACTGAAATCCACAACCTAGAGGTGTGCGGCAGCAGTGATACCCACTGATTAAACATTAACATTTCTATTATTTCTAATATCCATATATCTTaggggtgttccacaaagcgAGATTTCTCGTTTAacacttaagctagaagtcatgactgtccaataggaatgctcctacCTTTAAgtcttattggacaatcatgacttctagcttaagttaacccagctgTCTGAGATGTCCTCCTTTGTGGAATACCCCCCCGGGGGTCTCattgtgtgttttgtttatataaaaaaatctatACAAAGGAAGACATTGCAAAGTCATTTCTCCAAGACACAGTATCCAGCTCTCAAATGTTATAGCTATCTTGCTGGATGGACAGAAGAAAGtttccaaacctctcctcaggggcatctcagccattccatgtatacgttaaatttcaccaccagctcagttGATTAATGAATTGATTTAATTAATTGTATAACTCAATGAGGTATGTATTAGCCATACATGGTATGCTAGGGGTTAAATCAAAAAATAGATGTGTATATTGGACAGTTGCTGAGATTTTAAAAGGGCcaagctaacacactttgacagacataatatcatactTTTGCACCAATAtgtagatcatttaaacattattttcttAGACTGTTAAAGATTTTTGTACAATACTATATGTCATAGTATTTTTAGACATATTCTCTGCAGGAAATTAAATTTCAATTTCTTTATTCTGGTGGCTGGgaaaattatgtattttttccagTAAAAACAGTCTGTGTAATACTTTC
This genomic stretch from Brienomyrus brachyistius isolate T26 chromosome 6, BBRACH_0.4, whole genome shotgun sequence harbors:
- the LOC125745433 gene encoding sodium-coupled neutral amino acid transporter 3-like, with the protein product MEPAQSEMSILTNGKNDLGEDVGMPMKTLLEDDQYEDGEGNLAESEEFLPCPEGKKPTRFTDFEGKTSFGMSVFNLGNAIMGSGILGLAYAMANTGILLFMFLLSAVAALSSYSIHLMLKASGIVGIRAYEQLGFRAFGTPGKMAAGIAITLQNIGAMSSYLYIVKSEFPLVIQAFLRAEPSTEVWYLNGNYLVVLVSASIILPLALMKQLGYLGYTSGFSLTCMVFFLISVIYKKFQIPCPFDDYSSNSTVVLLHSNSSEASVGYRLGHVEDDSHCSPRMFTVNSQTAYTIPILAFAFVCHPEVLPIYTELRNPSKRRMQHVSNVSILIMYTMYFLAALFGYLTFYDKVEAELLHTYSRIDPYDTLILCVRVAVLTAVTLTVPIVLFPVRRAIQEMLFPNKCFNWLRHISIAFILLTFINMLVIFAPDILGIFGIIGATSAPCLIFIFPAIFYIRIVPKDEEPMRSTPKIMAACFATLGFLFMVMSLSFIIIDWTTGSSNASRGH